In Streptomyces sp. TLI_146, the genomic stretch ACCACCCTGCCCGACGGCACCCCCATAGAAGTGGACTCCCTGAGCCACCACCCCGGCATCCGGCTGGTCTTCCTCGGTGTGTCCCAGCACTCCCCCGCCCACGGCAAAACCCCCAGCCGTGACCTGCGGCACCTCTGGGAGGACCCCCGCACGGTCACGCGGACCCTGGTGGGCACCGGCTCCCCCGTCCGGGCATCGCACCAGGTCACCCGCGCCGGACTGATAGACGCGCTGGTCCACCTCATGGACAGCTACCGGCCCACCCTCGTCCGCACCATGGACCCCGACCCGGACATGCAGGTCCGCGACGCGAAGCACCGCGCCCACCACGACCAGCGGGGCTACTCCGACCACCCCGACCACACGGCTGCCGCGCTGTTCACCTACGCCGCCCTCGACCGCTACCGGTCCCCCCACGCCGTCACCGCCTTCCGCGGCTACTACAACGAGCGCTGGCCGCAGGGCCTCCCCGCGCAAGTCATCCGCGGCAAGGCCAACGTCCTCAACGCCTACGGAGGCTCCCCCAAGGGCTGTGACGACAAGGAGTTCGGCGGCTGCGGTGACTACGACGTCGGCCGGGACCGCTCGTACGGCACCGGCTGGCTCCAGCGCACCTCGCTGCGCTACCCCACCGCCGCCCCGCAGCTGCGGCAGGGCGCCGACGGGCGGCTGACCGCGTTCGCCGTCCTCGGCGGGCAGGCGGCCATGTGGCAGGAGACCGAGCCCGGCGGCGGACAGTGGACCGCTCCGAAGCTGCTGGCCGGCAAGGGGCTGCTGCCGGGCCTGACGGCCTCGCCGACACGGGACGGCCGCTGGCAGCTGTTCGCCGAGCGCGTCGTCTCCCTCGGTGCAAGGGCGAACGACAACCGGCGCGAGATCGTCACGACGGAGCAGACGCAGCAGGGCGGGCCGTTTGGCGCCTGGGTCTCGCTGGGCACCCCCGACCGCGACGCCGAGCACGGCCGCCGGGTCGGCGGGCCCGTCGTGACCCGCGGCGCCGATGGCACCACCTGGCTGTTCGTACGCAACTGGGCCAAGGGGGTCTCCGTCCGCAGCCAGCCAGTCGGCGGCACCTGGAGCGACTGGTCGGACCTGGGCGGCGCCGAGGTCCAGGAGGGACTCAGCGCCGTCACGGACGCCAAGGGGGTTGTCCATGTCTTCGGCGCCGGACACCACACCGTTCGCCACTGGGCGCAGCGGAGCCCGGGGGGACCGTTCGTCCTCGTACCGACCGGGCTGCCCGCCCCAGCCGATCCGCCCACCGCGCTGGCCCGGCCCGACGGCTCGCTTCTTCTCGCCTTCCGCGCGGCCAGGACCGCCCGTGTGCTGGTGAGCACCCTCCCGGCCGGTGGCGGAGCATGGCGCGACGAACGCGTCGACCTGGGCAGCCGTGGCTATGGCGCGCTCGCCCTGCACTCCATACCCGGTGGAGTGCTGCTGGCCGCCCGCAACAACGACGGCGGTACGAGCCTGGTCACGCTGGGCACCGGGCACACCCCACAGTGGAGCACCGTCCCCGGAGCCGTGGTGGGCGCGGCCTCGCTAGCAACCGATGCCGCCAACCGTCCCGTCCTCGCCCTGCTGGCCCCGGATGCGACACTCCGCACCCGCGCCGTATCTCAGGGGAAGTCCGTGGATCAGGCCACGAGTTGGTAGTCGGGCCGGTCGGAGGTGGGGTGGAGCCGTCCGTGCTTCCGGGCGAGGTGACACGTCCAGTACTCGCCGGACGGGCGTCGCGGGTGGCCGCATTCCCGCGGAGCCCTAAACGGCACTCTGCTCAACGAGGTCTGCCGATTCCGGGTGGCCTTGACCGCCGGTGGAGGCAGCGCCACGCAGCGCCGCCTCCACCCGGCGGTTGGTGGTCATGGTCGACGTGACGGCGGTCATGGCGAGGAGAAGGCCGGCGGCGGTGTAGAGCGGGGTGCGTACGTCGTAGGTGGTGGCCAGCCAACCGCCCAGGAAGGCGCCGAACGGGGCGGCGCACATGCCGAGCATGCGGGAGGTGGAGGCGACCCGGCCCATCAGGTGGGCGGGGACGATGGCCTGCCGGAGGGAGGGGGCGAGCACCATCGTGGCGCCCATGCCCGCTCCGCAGACGGCGAGCGCGAGGCCGGCGACGTACGGGTTCGGGGCAGCGGCCAGGCCCAGGATGGCGAGTCCCTCGATTGCGGCCGTGCAGGTCAGCGCGGTGCCGGTGCCGAGGCGTCGGCCTAGGAAGGAGGCGATGCCCGCGCCGAGCAGCCCGCCGGTGGCCTCCGCCGTGAGCAGCAGGCCGAAGCCGAAGGCGCCGATGCCGAGACGGTCGTGCGCGAAGAGGGCGAGTACGGTCTCCAACGCGACGAAGGCGATGTTCCCGACCGCGGGACGCAGCGCGAGCCCCAGCAGCAACCGGTCCCGGAAGACGTACGAGGCGCCGGCCCGCGCCTGTCTCAGCAGCGACTCACGGGCCTGGGGTACAGGCCGGGGTGTGGCGGGCAGCGACCGTACGAGCGCCGCGGAGAGCGCGAACGACACCGCGTCGGCGAGCAGCGGAACCGCCCGGCCGAGCGCGAGCAGGGCACTGCCCGCGGGCGGCCCGGCGAAGCCGGACGCGGCGGTCTGGGCGCCGCGCAGACGGGAGTTGGCGCGCTCCAGGTGCGCGGGGTCGCGGCCGAGCAGATCCGGCAGATAGGCCGTGGCGGCGGTGTCGAAGAAGAGTCCGCCGAGGCCGAGGAGGAAGGCGACGGCCGCGAGCAGGGGAATGCTCAGCACGTCGAGCGCGGCCGCTGCCGCCGGTATCGCGAGCAGCACCGCACGCAGCGCGTCCGTGACCCACATCGTGCGCCGACGGTCCCAGCGGTCCACCAGCGCACCGCCGAGCACCCCGAAGAGCAGCCACGGCAGCGTTCCGGCGGCCGTGACAACGGCGAGCGCCATCGGGTCCCGCGTCAACGTCAAGGCGAGCAGCGGCAGCGCGGCGTGCGAGACCCCATCACCGAGCGAGGACACCGTCTGAGCGGTCCACAGCCGTCCGAACCCGGTCGGCATCTTGCGAATGTCTGTGGTCACTTGGCGTCCCCTTCGGCCTGCACGTGAGAAGTCGGGTGGAACAACGCGAAGACGAGCGACGCGTCGGGAAGCGACGGGTCGGACAGCTCCCGGTACTCGTCCGCCAGCGCCTCCAGCCGCGCCCCCAGCTCGGCGAACTGCTCATCGGTGAGCCGCAGATGCGCCATCCGTACGTGCCGCTGGCCGTCCGCCGGCGCCGCCTCCAGGTCGGCCACCGCATGCCGCATCAGCATGTCCGGACCTCCCTCGCCCGGATCCGGCAGCTCGATCGACCGCGCGGCCATGGCGTAGTACCGCTCGGTGACACCCCGCACCTTCCGCGTCCGCACCACCTTCACCAGGCCGGCCCGCTCCAGCAGTCGTACGTGGTAGCTGGAACTCCCCTTCGCGAGGCCCACTCGCTCGGCGATCTGGGTGATCGTCGCGGGCTCGAAGCGGAGCACGGCCATGATCCGGTGGCGCGTGAGATTGGAGACGGCGCGTAGCTGCTCGTCCGTGGTGACGTGGAACGTCTCGGGAAGATCATCGGTTGGCATGCCCCCAATGGTCAACACTTCTTGACCATTGGGCAAGGGGTTTCCCCGACCTTCCGTGGGATGCGCCTCGGAGAGCGCGGATGACGGGTTGTCAGCCCGGACGCAAGGCGCCCGTCTGCGGCAAGAAGAAGCAGGCCGGAGGCACCCCGGGAGGGGTACCTCCGGCCCGGTACGCGGAGCCGCGAGGCGGGGCTATTCCAGGAGCTCCGCGTACGAGCCCATGGCGAGCGCGATGTCCGCCTGGGCCCAGAACCGGTGATAGGTGAAGACGGGCGCCGCGCCGCCCGCGAGATAGGCCTCGATCTTCGACCAGGCCGGGTCGTTCTTGTAGAAGGACCGCAGGGAGGAGAAGGTCGACTGGGAGTCGATCTTCTCGCCGCCCGGCATGGTGCCGGTCCAGCCGCTGGGCACGTACACCGGGTCGCCGAACCGCTTGTAGTCGGTGCGGGTCTCCGGCACGGCGATGCCGAGCGCGTCCTGGTCGTGGTCCCACATGCCGTCGAGGAGCGCCTTGGCCGTGCTCGCGGCCTTGGTGTCACCGGACTTGGCGGCGTAGTAGGTCAGCGTCTTGGCGTAGGCGGCGGCCACACCGACGTCGTCGGTGTAATCGGTGACGGTGACGTGCAGGCCCGCGTTCGCGCCGGGCGTCGCCGGGTTCCAGGTGTCGGGCTTGCCCGACCACTCCAGTGTGGCCGGGATACGGAAGGTTCCGTCGGGGTTGACGGTCGTCTTGGACAGCGCCCAGCCGACCCACTTGTCGAGGACGGCCTTCGCCTTCGTGTCGCCCGTCTCCTTGTAGTACTCGGCGACGCGCTCCATCGACCACGCCTGGAAGCCGAACCACTGGTTGGACGGCGGGTCGTGGTAGACGGGGGCCTCGTCGTAGTACATGCCGTAGAAGGTGGGTGTACCGGCCGGGGCTGCGGCGTACCGGCCCTGCCAGCTGTTGGTGGCGCCGCCCGCGATGGCGCCGTCGGCGGACTGCAGCCAGCGGTAGAACTCCAGCTGCCGCCCCAGACTGGTGCCCCAGTCGGACGCTCCGGTCGCCGACTTGGGCTTGAGATCGGCGTACGAGCTCAGCGCCCAGGCGGCGAGGGGGTTCTGGTATCCGCCGTGTACGTGGCTCGATCCGATGCGCCAGGCCCAGCCCGCCGACGTGTCGGTCGCGCCGCCCCAGGCGTAATACCAGGACAGCAGGTAGCTCGAACTGTTCTTGCCGCTGCCGGCCGGGCAGACGGTCGGCCCCACGCAGTCGCCGATCTTCTTGAAGTACTTGTCGTACATGGCGTAGCGCAGGTAGTCGCCCATCTTGGCGGCCTTGGACACGGTGTCCGAGACGGCGCCGCCGTTGCCCTGCTGCTTGGCCCACACGTCGGCCCAGTAGGCGGCCTGCACGGCGCGCGCGTCGGCGTCGGGCGCGTCGGTGAACTTCCACTGCTTCGCATAGGAGTTGTCACCGGTGAACAGGTCCAAGTACCCGTTCTTTCCACCGTACTTGAAGGTGTCGCAGGTCGGTTGCGGCACGGTCTCCCAGACGGATTCCTGGGCGCCGCGCTGGAACGTGTTGATGTAGGAGGGCCCGGTCGCGGCCGGACCCGCTTCGCACTTGCCGGGCTCGTTCCCGTACCCGTAGACGTTGTCGACGTCCTGCAGCCAGTGCATTCCGTACACATCGTCCGTGCCGTACGCACTCTTCAGCTCGGCGGCGATCGGGTCGGCCCCGACGGACACACCGGTGTCGAGCTTGGCCGGGTACTGGGAGGGCAGGTCCCACTCCGGCGCGTACGTGGCCGGTTTCGAGGCGCTGTAGAAGGAGTTGGTGGGCTGGTCGGCATGAGTGGGGATCATGTACTTCTCCATGACGCCCCACGCCCCGTTGAACTTGGACCAGTCCCCGGTGACCTTTCCGTACATCGCCTGCAGCCAGATCAGATAGCTGTACGCCTCCGAGGTGCTCTCGTGCCCCTGGTCGGGCGCCTCGACGATCAGCGTCTCGACCGAGTGGTAGGGAATGCCCTCGGGCGAGAAATAGCCGTTCGCGGGGTCGGTGATCTTCACGTAGAGGGAGAGGAAGCGTGCGTTGTACGTCGTCGACGCGGCCAGTTCGGTGACGGTGGCCTCGGCCTTGGCGTGGCCCGGGGCGGTCGCGGCGAAGACGGCGGATCCGGTACCGGTGGCATTGGCGGTGATGGTGGCGTGCTGGACGGTGTTCCAGTTGGACGGGGTGAAGGTCAGACTCGCCCCCTCCGTGACGGAGAGCCCGCTGTTGCCCGACGCACGAGCGACGCTGACCGTCACATTGGCGCTCGGCTTCGTCGACAGCCTCACGTCCAAGGTGCCCGACTTGCCTTGCTGGAGGGCGAGTTGCGTGGGTGTGACGACAACGGCCGGACCCGCCGCGACGTGTATGCCGACTGGGGCGGACTCGGCGGACGCGCCCAGGCTGTCGTAGGCCTTCGCGTAGAGCGAGTAGTCGCCCGCCGCGAGCCCGGTGGCGCCGAGGGTGAAGGGCGCCGTGGTGTCGGAGCCGAGCAGGGTGGTGCCGCTGTAGAACTCGACCTTGCCCACGGTCGCCCCGTCGGCCGCGGCCGCGGTGGCCGCGAGCGGAACGGTGTCGCCGACCGTGTAGGTGGCACCCGCGGCGGGGCTGGTGAGCACGGCGACCGGCGGCTGGTGGGCCCCGGCGCAGGTCGTGCCGTTGACGGCGAAGGCGGTGGGTGCCGTGTTCGTACCGCTGTAGCTGAACTGACCGCCGACGGAGACGGCGGCGCCCGCCGCGACCGTCTTGTTCCAGTCGGCGTTCTTGACGGTGACGGCGGTCCCGGACTGCGACCAGGCGCCGTTCCAGCCGTTGCTGAGCTTCTGGTTGCCGACGTATGAGTACGTCAGGGTCCAGCCGTCCAGCGGGGCGGTGCCCCGGTTGGTGAGGGTGAGATCGGCGGTGAAGCCGGAGCCCCAGTCGTTGGTGTTCTTGTAGTCGACGCTGCACTCGACCGTGGCAGCGCTGGCAGACGGGGGGCCGACTGCGGCGAGGCCCAACGGCAGGGCGATCGCCGCGATCAGCGAGGTCCACAGACGTCGTCCGTGACTGCGCCGCCCCGTGCCGGGGGGTGTTCTCTTTCCAGGTGGCATGCGCGAGCCTCCTTGGCGGCTCGGAGGGTGATATGGGGGTTGTGCACAAGCCTTGAACCCGTGGGAGCGCTCCCAGAATCGTGTCGAGGGGCCTTGGGGTCAAGGTGTTCGACAAGTCGAAGTAAGCCGAAGACCCGGTGGGCGACGGGGGGCGCAGTACGTCGGCGGGCCATGCGGGGCGGCAGCAGGGGCGGGGCCGACCCCTCCGACCAGCGACAGCACGCCGGGTGAGGGGGCGACAGCCGATCTGCGGCTCGGGCCGGTGGAGGAATCTCCCATCGATGGGGCGCGCGATGTGAGGCGTGCCCGATTCCTCGTCCCCTCAACTCTTGACGCGATGGCAAGCACACGATGGGCAGTTCGACTCAGATCGCGCCCGGGCTCAGCACCGGGCGATCCCCACCGGGGGATTTGCCCGACACATGGCTTACCAGCAAGGTGCGCAAACAGGCGGAGCACTAGGGTCGGCCTCGTGCCTCAACCGAGACAGCGGATCTGGCTGCGGGCGGCGATGCTGCTCACGGGCCTCCTCATCGTGCTGATCGCGCTCACGGCTTGCGATGCGGGCTCTGGTGACAGTCCGGGTGATACGGACACGTCCACTGCTTCGGGCGATACGGACACTTCTGGGCGGGATACAGCCGGATCGGAGACTTCTGGCGGTGAGGATAACGGCGGCTCGGAGACTTCCGGCGGTTCAGGCGGTGTGAGCAGGTCAGGCGGATCGGACCAGGTCGTATTCCAGAAGCAAGCCGAGCGGGACAGGGCAGGGCTGTTCGAAGGGCAGTTGGGCTACGACCCGCCGTCGCCTGTGGACGTCAATGACACCTCCGAATTCACGGTGACGCTCAGCGCCCTCGACAGCACGCAGCCCCCACCGGATCACGGTGTGGCACGTCGAAACCTCCTGGTGGGCGGAGCCCAGGGCGCCGAGCTCACCGCTCCGGACGGGGACGTCGACATCGAACTCAACGGCTCGAACCACCAACTCCTCACACGCACCAACTGCGTTGAATGGCAGTGGAGCCTCACTCCGCGGAAACCGGGACACCATCGGCTGAACCTCGTAGTCGAGACCTACCAGGGTGCGTCCATTAGAGACTCCGGACACCAGCACCAGTCCAACAGGCCAGCACCACCTTCATGAGCGAACCGCTCCGAGTCGGGACCACGAAGGTCGATTCCCGTGCAACCGTGAGTTCAGATCAGGCGTCGAAGAGGTCAGTGCGCACCGAGGTACGCACCGCACCTCTTCGTTCCCGAGCGCCTCCAACGGCGGTGAACAAAGCCGTTGTTTCGGGATATTCGGTTGCATAGGGCGTACAACCGTCCAGCCTTCTCACAGGTCTTGGTAGGCGTCGCGTGCCCCGCGGCACCCGCACGCTCTTGCCCGAGGAGGCCCACCTCATGTCACGCGCCCACGTCCGCACACCCCGGCTCCGGCTGACCGCCGCCATCGCCGTCACCCTGGCCGCCACCGCCGCCGGCACGCTCGCAGGCCCGGCCACCGCCGCGACGGCAGCCCCCGCCGGTGCGGCCGCGGTCGCGCGGCAGGGCGCCGGGGACGCGGTCTTCCCGTTCGTCAACAGCGCCCTCGTGACCGCCGGACCCAACGGGTTCCTCGCCCTCCGGACGGACGACGTAGTCTGGACGCGGTACGCCGACGGCTCCACCACCACGTTCCCGAAGAGCCCTGGGGTCACCTACCGGGGCTCTGCCGGAGCCGACATCGTCGTGGCGAGCGAAGGAACCCGCAACACCGTCCACGACATGGCCAACGGCGGCACCCCTGTCGTCATCGACAGCCCCTACGAGCTGCGCGAGGTCAACGGCTCGACGCTCGTGATGGTCGACACGGCCACCAAGGAGCTCCACCTCGTGAGCCGGGCGCCCGGCGGCGAGGTCGTCGACCGCAAGGTGACGGGGATGCCTGCCGGAGTGCCCTGGACGTTCTACGGCTCCGCACCCGGTACGGTCGCCGTGCAGACCTCGGCGCCCAACAGCGGCTTCCACCTCGCCCTGGTCGACGTGGCCACGGCCGCCACCGTCGAAACCTACGACCTCGACCGCTACAGCGGTTTCGCGCAGGTCACGCCCGGCCACGTGCTCTGGGAGCCGGCATACGGCCAGACCAGGATCGTGGACCGGAAGACCAAGCAGGCCCAGACCCTCCCCTACCGGGCGCAGATCGCCCTGGGCGGCGACTGGCTGGCGATCACCGGTGGCGACAAGGTCGTCGTGGACGGGGTCACCTACCCGAACAAGCCGATCGTCCTCAAGTCGCTCAAGGACGGCCGCAAGGTCCCCCTCCTCGACCTCGCGAGCGTCGTGGCCCCGGTCGGCGACGGCACGCTCCTGGTGTCCGGCGGCACCTTCGCGCAGGGCCAAGGCCTCTTCCGTATATCGCTCGACGCGAGCGGCACCCCGGTGTCCACCATGATCGGGGACGGGCAGAACCCCCTGGAAATGATCTTGAAGCAGGTGAACGTTCCGGACGAGTACCGCTTCGACGGCACCGACAAGCGCGTCACCTGGCAGGCCAACCAGCCGGACCTGGGCGTCTCACTGACCCTGACCCACACGGCCACCGGCCGCACGGTGTCGCTCTGGAGCTACTACGACACCTACATCCGCTGGGACGGCAACCTCGACCAGGTGACCGGCGCCTACAACGGCGCGTACACCTGGAAGATGACCGCCTACCCGGGATCCGGTGTCGGCCCTTCCGCCGTGAAGACCGGTACCACCACGGTGAACCGTGGCACCGCGCCACGCGACTTCAACGACAACGCGCACGCGGACGCCCTCGTCCGCGACAGCTCGGGCAACCTCTCCGCGTACGACCTCAGCCAGCTGCGCGCCATGGGCAACAGCTCCGACTGCCATGACGAGGGCTGCCCGCCGGTCGTCCACGACCCGAAGCCGGACGTCCTGGGCACCGGCTGGAACACGTACACGCTGATGGCCTCCCCCGGAAACGTGGCGGGTTCAGTCTCGGACGACGTCGTCGGCCGGGACCGTGACGGTGTGCTGTGGCTCCACCAGAGCGACCACCAAAAGCTCCTGCCCCGCACGAAGATAGGCGGCGGCTGGAACGTCTACACCCAGATCACCGGCGGGTCCGACCTCAACGGCGACGGCCGGGGCGATCTCCTCGCCACCGAC encodes the following:
- a CDS encoding PIG-L family deacetylase codes for the protein MQILAHPDDDLYFMNPELQQSIDANDQLVSVYVTSGEAAGFNKIPGRKPPKPNVANYAGARRQGLRQAYAFMATGDTKAPWTRQVTTLPDGTPIEVDSLSHHPGIRLVFLGVSQHSPAHGKTPSRDLRHLWEDPRTVTRTLVGTGSPVRASHQVTRAGLIDALVHLMDSYRPTLVRTMDPDPDMQVRDAKHRAHHDQRGYSDHPDHTAAALFTYAALDRYRSPHAVTAFRGYYNERWPQGLPAQVIRGKANVLNAYGGSPKGCDDKEFGGCGDYDVGRDRSYGTGWLQRTSLRYPTAAPQLRQGADGRLTAFAVLGGQAAMWQETEPGGGQWTAPKLLAGKGLLPGLTASPTRDGRWQLFAERVVSLGARANDNRREIVTTEQTQQGGPFGAWVSLGTPDRDAEHGRRVGGPVVTRGADGTTWLFVRNWAKGVSVRSQPVGGTWSDWSDLGGAEVQEGLSAVTDAKGVVHVFGAGHHTVRHWAQRSPGGPFVLVPTGLPAPADPPTALARPDGSLLLAFRAARTARVLVSTLPAGGGAWRDERVDLGSRGYGALALHSIPGGVLLAARNNDGGTSLVTLGTGHTPQWSTVPGAVVGAASLATDAANRPVLALLAPDATLRTRAVSQGKSVDQATSW
- a CDS encoding MFS transporter, whose product is MPTGFGRLWTAQTVSSLGDGVSHAALPLLALTLTRDPMALAVVTAAGTLPWLLFGVLGGALVDRWDRRRTMWVTDALRAVLLAIPAAAAALDVLSIPLLAAVAFLLGLGGLFFDTAATAYLPDLLGRDPAHLERANSRLRGAQTAASGFAGPPAGSALLALGRAVPLLADAVSFALSAALVRSLPATPRPVPQARESLLRQARAGASYVFRDRLLLGLALRPAVGNIAFVALETVLALFAHDRLGIGAFGFGLLLTAEATGGLLGAGIASFLGRRLGTGTALTCTAAIEGLAILGLAAAPNPYVAGLALAVCGAGMGATMVLAPSLRQAIVPAHLMGRVASTSRMLGMCAAPFGAFLGGWLATTYDVRTPLYTAAGLLLAMTAVTSTMTTNRRVEAALRGAASTGGQGHPESADLVEQSAV
- a CDS encoding transcriptional regulator, whose amino-acid sequence is MPTDDLPETFHVTTDEQLRAVSNLTRHRIMAVLRFEPATITQIAERVGLAKGSSSYHVRLLERAGLVKVVRTRKVRGVTERYYAMAARSIELPDPGEGGPDMLMRHAVADLEAAPADGQRHVRMAHLRLTDEQFAELGARLEALADEYRELSDPSLPDASLVFALFHPTSHVQAEGDAK
- a CDS encoding glycoside hydrolase family 48 protein, which codes for MPPGKRTPPGTGRRSHGRRLWTSLIAAIALPLGLAAVGPPSASAATVECSVDYKNTNDWGSGFTADLTLTNRGTAPLDGWTLTYSYVGNQKLSNGWNGAWSQSGTAVTVKNADWNKTVAAGAAVSVGGQFSYSGTNTAPTAFAVNGTTCAGAHQPPVAVLTSPAAGATYTVGDTVPLAATAAAADGATVGKVEFYSGTTLLGSDTTAPFTLGATGLAAGDYSLYAKAYDSLGASAESAPVGIHVAAGPAVVVTPTQLALQQGKSGTLDVRLSTKPSANVTVSVARASGNSGLSVTEGASLTFTPSNWNTVQHATITANATGTGSAVFAATAPGHAKAEATVTELAASTTYNARFLSLYVKITDPANGYFSPEGIPYHSVETLIVEAPDQGHESTSEAYSYLIWLQAMYGKVTGDWSKFNGAWGVMEKYMIPTHADQPTNSFYSASKPATYAPEWDLPSQYPAKLDTGVSVGADPIAAELKSAYGTDDVYGMHWLQDVDNVYGYGNEPGKCEAGPAATGPSYINTFQRGAQESVWETVPQPTCDTFKYGGKNGYLDLFTGDNSYAKQWKFTDAPDADARAVQAAYWADVWAKQQGNGGAVSDTVSKAAKMGDYLRYAMYDKYFKKIGDCVGPTVCPAGSGKNSSSYLLSWYYAWGGATDTSAGWAWRIGSSHVHGGYQNPLAAWALSSYADLKPKSATGASDWGTSLGRQLEFYRWLQSADGAIAGGATNSWQGRYAAAPAGTPTFYGMYYDEAPVYHDPPSNQWFGFQAWSMERVAEYYKETGDTKAKAVLDKWVGWALSKTTVNPDGTFRIPATLEWSGKPDTWNPATPGANAGLHVTVTDYTDDVGVAAAYAKTLTYYAAKSGDTKAASTAKALLDGMWDHDQDALGIAVPETRTDYKRFGDPVYVPSGWTGTMPGGEKIDSQSTFSSLRSFYKNDPAWSKIEAYLAGGAAPVFTYHRFWAQADIALAMGSYAELLE